In Exiguobacterium acetylicum, the genomic stretch TCGCACCACTCGCAAAATTCAACCAAGTTCAAGTCGAGACATCTTCTGCTGTCATCGCCGTCTTCGGTGACATGAACGCGGTCGACAGCATCGAGACAATCTACGACATGGCTGTTGAAAAAGGGCTTATGCCGCAAGAAGTACGTGATCGCCAAGTACCAGCCATCAAAGGTTTCTACCGTCCAGAAGACGTTGAAACATTACGTGATAGCATCTTGATCGACTCAGGTCTCGTTTCGATGCAATTGATGCTCGTCGCTCGCGCACACGGTTATGATACAAACCCAATCGGTGGTTATGAAAAAGACCAAATCGCAGAAGCATTCGGTCTTGAAAAAGAGCGTTACCTCCCAGTCATGTTGCTTTCAATCGGTAAAGCAGTCGACGCAGGATACCCATCGGTTCGTCTACCAATCGCTGACATCGCAGAGTGGAAATAAGCGATATCACCTAGTCCGGATTCCTTTCATAGGAATCCGGCTTTTTTGTATACTCAAAGAAAAGGAGGTGTCAGCGATGTATGATGTGACGATTATCGGAGCTGGTGTAGCAGGAATTTTCCTCGCCCATCAGCTTGTTGAACACGGGCAACGCGTCCTACTGCTCGATGCCGGAAAACCAATCCGTGAACGAACGACAGAAGATGCGTATCTTGGATTCGCAGGGCTTGGCAAATCAGAAGGAAAGTTCAATTATGCGACGGGATTCGGCGGCGAACTCGTCTCAAAAATCGGTGAAGAGACGACACGACGACTGTTCCAAGAAGTCGATGATCTCTTATGTACATATGGTGGAGGTACAGTTGAGACCTACTCGACGCATTCCCCTACTGTAGCGTCTCGTGCCCGTCGCGCCGGTCTGCATACGGTCGAGACGACCGTCCGTCATTTAGGTACGGCACGGACCGCTGCCGTCTTCACGGCGTTTGAGGACGCCTTATTACCACGTCTCGATGCCCGGTTCGAAACGACAATCGAGCAGATCACGAAATCGGAGCCGTTTACGATCAAAACAGCGGACGAGATCTTCGTCAGTCAACGAATTGTGTTCGCGACGGGTCGTTCTGGCGCGGACTTTACGTTGCACCAGTTAGCGACGCTTGGTGTCACCCCACAGCGGACTCGACTTGATCTCGGGGTGCGAATTGAGACGGATGAGGCACTATTTCGGACTTTGTTACAGGAGTCGTTCGAGACGAAGCTCGGTTACGACTCGCCTTACGGTCAAGCCGTCACCTATTGCATGAATCCGCGCGGACGGATCATCCGTAAATATCAAGAAGGACTCGTCATGCCGGACGGTCAAAACGTCCACGAGACGGCAGACGGCTCGACGAATCTGAACTTCACGCTATTTCTCCCGCGTTATTTTTCGACGCTAGCGAAAGCGAATGCGTATGCCGCGCGCATCATTGGCGGAATCAACCAAGGTGGTGATCGCATTCTCGTTCAGCGACTCAGCGATTTCCGAGCATTGCGAGCGACGGTACACGATCAACTGAGTCGCAACACCATCGTTCCTTCCCTAACCGCGTCTCCCGGTAATTTGCATGCGGAAATGCCTGCGGAAGACCTGCTCGTCTTAGAAGGGTTTTTAGAACGCCTTGAGCAACTCCTTGAAGTGGAACTTCCGGGAGATACGTTGCTTTACGGATTAGATGGCAAGTTTTACGCACCGATGCTTAAGACGTCAGAGACGTTTGAGACGACATGTCCCGGTGTCTATGCAATCGGTGATTGTTCCGGTGCGACACACTCGCTTGCCCAAGCAGCCGCAAGTGGACTCCATCTTGGGCATGCCTTGACGCAAAACAGCCGGTCGCTCTTCGCTTAAGCGGAAAATGACCGGCTTGTCTTATTTCTTGAATGCTTCGTACACTTTCAATTGTTTCCCTTTGACCTTCGTCGTCTTCATCGCCCGGAGGACAAGCGGACCTTTCCCGTTGAGGATATCGACATACGTCAACGTATCCTGAATCGAGATGATCCCGATGTCGTCTGCTGTGACGCCTTCAATCTTCGCAATCGTTCCAACAAAGTCGACGGCACGGAGTTTCTTCTTCTTCCCACCGTTGAAGAACAATTTCATGATGTCCGCATCAAGCTGTTCCGTTTTCGAAGAACGTGTATCTTCCGTCGCCATTTTCTCTTCAAACGCATCCGCTGTCCGCATCAAGTCCTTTTCCGTCGGTGTTTGGCGACGTGTCAGCTTCCCGTGATACTGCTCGATTTCCTTGAGGCGACGTTCGTCTGCCGGTGTGACGAGACTGATTGCTTGTCCGGCTGCTCCTGCACGCCCCGTCCGACCGGTCCGGTGAACGTAGCTTTCTCGTTCGACAGGAAGATCATATTGGATGACGTGCGTGATGTTCTCGATATCGATCCCACGTGCCGCGACGTCTGTTGCGACGAGAATTCGGAACTTCCCGGCACGGAAGGCTTTCATCGCATCGAGTCGATCGTCTTGTTCCATTCCACCGTGAATTGCTTCAACCGGATAGTCGTGTGCGCGGAGACCATTCGCGACGAAATCAACGTGTTCTTTCGTCCGACAGAAGACCATGCAACGATCCGGGTTTTCAGCGACGAGGACATCTTTTAAAATGGCGAACTTCGTCTTATCCGTCACCGGAATATAACTATGCGTAATCGTTGAGACGACGGTTTCACCCGCTTCGATCCGTTTTGGTGCCTCCATGTAACGGTCACTCAACTGTTCGATGTCTTCTGGGAAGGTCGCCGAGAACAATAGTGTCATCCGCTCCTTCGGTAACTCAGACAAGATGGCATCGACTTGATCGAGGAAGCCCATGTTCAGCATTTCATCCGCTTCATCCAAGACGACGTAACGGACTTTCTCAAGCGATAACGTGCCCCGCTCGATATGATCGCGTACGCGTCCTGGTGTGCCGACGACGACGTGTGTCTTTTGTTTGAGCTCCGTGACTTGCCCGCGGAACGGTTGCTTACCGAAGACGGCCGTCGCTTTGATCCGCTTGTAGCGTCCGATGTTCATGATATCTTCTTTGACCTGCAAGGCAAGCTCACGTGTTGGCGTCAAGACTAAGACTTGTGGTTTATTTTCTTCCCACT encodes the following:
- a CDS encoding DEAD/DEAH box helicase produces the protein MTRTRFNDFNLSTPILDSIEQLGYTTPTEVQQSVIPVVLSGKDVIVKSRTGSGKTASFAIPLCELVEWEENKPQVLVLTPTRELALQVKEDIMNIGRYKRIKATAVFGKQPFRGQVTELKQKTHVVVGTPGRVRDHIERGTLSLEKVRYVVLDEADEMLNMGFLDQVDAILSELPKERMTLLFSATFPEDIEQLSDRYMEAPKRIEAGETVVSTITHSYIPVTDKTKFAILKDVLVAENPDRCMVFCRTKEHVDFVANGLRAHDYPVEAIHGGMEQDDRLDAMKAFRAGKFRILVATDVAARGIDIENITHVIQYDLPVERESYVHRTGRTGRAGAAGQAISLVTPADERRLKEIEQYHGKLTRRQTPTEKDLMRTADAFEEKMATEDTRSSKTEQLDADIMKLFFNGGKKKKLRAVDFVGTIAKIEGVTADDIGIISIQDTLTYVDILNGKGPLVLRAMKTTKVKGKQLKVYEAFKK
- a CDS encoding nitroreductase family protein is translated as MTTQTTTDFMEIVKGRRSIRNYDTNVKISKEEMTQILEEATLAPSSVNMQPWRFLVIDSEEGKATLAPLAKFNQVQVETSSAVIAVFGDMNAVDSIETIYDMAVEKGLMPQEVRDRQVPAIKGFYRPEDVETLRDSILIDSGLVSMQLMLVARAHGYDTNPIGGYEKDQIAEAFGLEKERYLPVMLLSIGKAVDAGYPSVRLPIADIAEWK
- a CDS encoding NAD(P)/FAD-dependent oxidoreductase; amino-acid sequence: MYDVTIIGAGVAGIFLAHQLVEHGQRVLLLDAGKPIRERTTEDAYLGFAGLGKSEGKFNYATGFGGELVSKIGEETTRRLFQEVDDLLCTYGGGTVETYSTHSPTVASRARRAGLHTVETTVRHLGTARTAAVFTAFEDALLPRLDARFETTIEQITKSEPFTIKTADEIFVSQRIVFATGRSGADFTLHQLATLGVTPQRTRLDLGVRIETDEALFRTLLQESFETKLGYDSPYGQAVTYCMNPRGRIIRKYQEGLVMPDGQNVHETADGSTNLNFTLFLPRYFSTLAKANAYAARIIGGINQGGDRILVQRLSDFRALRATVHDQLSRNTIVPSLTASPGNLHAEMPAEDLLVLEGFLERLEQLLEVELPGDTLLYGLDGKFYAPMLKTSETFETTCPGVYAIGDCSGATHSLAQAAASGLHLGHALTQNSRSLFA